One window of the Brevundimonas goettingensis genome contains the following:
- a CDS encoding MBL fold metallo-hydrolase: protein MKLITPKTFAMGAVAALLLAAAACTPAENAKRPEAKPEAAALVASDGAYPFKVGSLQAYALLDGDNLVPNDNSVFGVGQTPDAVAAVLAVAGQPTDGLALSIHPLLVKDGDRTVLIDAGAGAAFGDKAGKLAASLAEAGVDPAAITDVLISHGHPDHVGGLVAADGALTYPNATIRMSQAEWASLQANPEMAILVQAIAPKVQAFAPGAVVAPGITAIALAGHTPGHTLYEIASDGQRLLYAGDTAHHFVVSLAHPEWAMGYDGDKVAGAARRQAELAALAASGERVYFHHFPFPGIGRVRQGAEGYVWVPEG, encoded by the coding sequence ATGAAGCTGATCACCCCGAAGACATTCGCGATGGGTGCCGTCGCCGCCCTGCTGCTGGCCGCCGCGGCCTGTACGCCGGCCGAGAACGCGAAGCGGCCCGAAGCGAAGCCCGAGGCGGCGGCATTGGTCGCGTCGGATGGGGCGTACCCGTTCAAGGTCGGCTCGCTTCAGGCCTATGCGCTGCTGGACGGCGACAACCTCGTGCCGAACGACAACTCGGTCTTCGGCGTGGGTCAGACACCGGACGCCGTCGCTGCGGTCCTGGCCGTCGCCGGTCAGCCGACAGACGGTCTGGCGCTGAGCATCCACCCCCTGCTGGTCAAGGACGGCGACCGCACGGTCCTGATCGATGCGGGCGCCGGCGCGGCCTTCGGGGACAAGGCCGGCAAGCTGGCGGCCAGCCTGGCCGAGGCGGGCGTCGATCCGGCCGCGATCACCGACGTCCTGATCTCCCACGGCCACCCCGACCACGTCGGCGGGTTGGTCGCGGCCGACGGCGCCCTGACCTATCCGAACGCCACGATCCGTATGTCGCAGGCCGAATGGGCCTCGCTGCAGGCCAATCCGGAAATGGCGATCCTCGTTCAGGCCATCGCGCCCAAGGTGCAGGCCTTCGCCCCCGGCGCCGTCGTCGCCCCGGGCATCACGGCCATCGCCCTGGCGGGCCATACCCCGGGCCATACCCTCTACGAGATCGCTTCAGACGGTCAGAGGCTGCTCTATGCCGGAGACACGGCCCATCATTTCGTCGTCTCGCTGGCCCACCCGGAATGGGCCATGGGATATGACGGCGACAAGGTGGCGGGCGCGGCCCGGCGTCAGGCTGAACTCGCCGCCCTCGCCGCCTCGGGTGAGCGCGTTTACTTTCATCATTTCCCCTTCCCCGGAATCGGGCGGGTTCGGCAGGGTGCTGAAGGCTATGTCTGGGTTCCCGAAGGCTGA
- a CDS encoding superoxide dismutase: protein MAFTLPPLPYAYDGLSPVISKETLEFHHDKHHQAYTDNLNKALDGLAEAEGKSLEEIFAEMSKYPKAVRNNGGGYWNHIFYWESMAPADEAGAPSAELAAAIDADLGGMDAFKTAFEQAGVTQFGSGWAWLIFADGKLKVINTPNQDNSLMDINPDKGVPLLVNDVWEHAYYLDYQNKRPAFLGAFWPIVNWNKVNERFAAAKAG, encoded by the coding sequence ATGGCCTTCACCCTGCCCCCGCTGCCCTACGCCTATGACGGCCTGTCGCCGGTGATCAGCAAGGAGACGCTGGAGTTCCACCACGACAAGCACCACCAGGCCTATACCGACAACCTGAACAAGGCGCTCGACGGCTTGGCCGAGGCCGAAGGCAAGTCGCTGGAAGAGATCTTCGCCGAGATGTCGAAATACCCCAAGGCCGTGCGCAACAACGGCGGCGGCTACTGGAACCACATCTTCTACTGGGAAAGCATGGCTCCCGCCGATGAGGCCGGCGCCCCCTCGGCCGAGCTGGCCGCAGCCATCGACGCCGACCTGGGCGGCATGGACGCCTTCAAGACCGCCTTCGAACAGGCCGGCGTGACCCAGTTCGGCTCCGGCTGGGCCTGGCTGATCTTCGCCGACGGCAAGCTGAAGGTGATCAATACCCCCAATCAGGACAACTCCCTGATGGACATCAACCCCGACAAGGGCGTGCCGCTTCTGGTCAACGATGTCTGGGAACACGCCTACTATCTGGATTACCAAAACAAGCGCCCGGCCTTCCTCGGTGCCTTCTGGCCGATCGTGAACTGGAACAAGGTCAACGAACGTTTTGCCGCCGCCAAGGCGGGCTGA